A single Thermosynechococcus vestitus BP-1 DNA region contains:
- a CDS encoding glutaredoxin family protein, with protein MSHLILYSKPGCHLCEGLQEKLATLKEFTLEVRDITRREDWWQAYQYEIPVLYLGIGAQVIPVPRLSPRASVAHIRQRLQELAKGTGSAAAN; from the coding sequence GTGAGTCATCTGATTCTCTACAGCAAACCCGGCTGTCACCTCTGTGAAGGACTGCAAGAAAAGCTGGCCACCCTCAAGGAATTTACCCTTGAGGTACGGGACATCACCCGCCGTGAAGATTGGTGGCAGGCCTACCAGTACGAGATTCCTGTCCTCTACCTAGGAATTGGGGCGCAAGTGATTCCTGTGCCGCGACTTTCCCCCCGTGCCTCGGTGGCGCACATTCGTCAACGCCTCCAGGAATTGGCCAAGGGAACTGGATCAGCAGCAGCCAATTAA
- a CDS encoding potassium channel family protein, producing MVNLGAMLFRGRGVKLSQQFAVIGLGRFGRGVCETLHGMGYEVLGSDNQERLVNQVLQDHIVDHAIQLDATDPQALKEAGIFEFETVIVAIGNHLDASIITTLNLKEAGVPKVIAKASSEVHKKLLERVGADRVVFPEYEAGCELARSLTRPAILDCLNLDPQKSIVEVKVPEAFHGRTVAEVELRSRYGLNLIALRFDDKFEINPSPSQKLHQGDIMVVIGDNNDIERFLRSQHVH from the coding sequence ATGGTGAATCTGGGAGCGATGCTCTTTCGTGGCCGTGGTGTTAAGCTCTCGCAGCAGTTTGCGGTCATTGGCCTAGGACGGTTTGGCCGCGGGGTGTGTGAAACCCTGCATGGGATGGGCTATGAGGTACTTGGCAGTGATAATCAGGAGCGCCTAGTGAATCAAGTCCTCCAAGATCACATTGTGGATCATGCGATTCAATTGGATGCCACCGATCCCCAAGCCCTGAAGGAGGCAGGAATTTTTGAGTTTGAAACGGTGATTGTGGCCATTGGTAATCACTTAGATGCCAGTATTATTACCACACTCAACCTCAAGGAAGCCGGCGTTCCCAAGGTGATTGCTAAGGCCTCATCGGAAGTTCACAAGAAATTGTTAGAGCGGGTAGGAGCTGACCGGGTTGTCTTTCCAGAATACGAGGCAGGTTGTGAACTGGCGCGATCGCTCACTCGACCCGCGATTTTAGACTGCCTTAACCTCGATCCGCAAAAGAGTATTGTGGAAGTGAAAGTCCCCGAAGCATTTCACGGCCGTACCGTTGCCGAAGTGGAACTCCGCAGTCGCTATGGCTTGAACCTGATTGCCCTGCGCTTTGATGATAAGTTTGAAATCAATCCCAGTCCGAGCCAGAAGCTGCATCAAGGGGACATCATGGTAGTGATTGGTGACAATAACGATATTGAGCGCTTTTTGCGTAGTCAGCACGTTCACTGA
- a CDS encoding energy-coupling factor transporter transmembrane component T family protein, translating to MSFRHWSPPARVLAIFLWILCISSLQRWHSLAIATLLVVLLYTLSHLPWKRLGKRLRQMWLFFLGLWALLALTPWPMPLLLPWRLLLCLALGVVLLDTLTFSEWMRVCRWWGLPPLLVDTLALTYRYLFELEAQLAQMRQALFLRGFQLSWRRLRPWGQVIGSFLIRAEERSQQIYLAMRLRGYGQGLQRRPQFSEGAPWSWGLTLIAAVGAGLLATYDTLGEIQLPFWGE from the coding sequence TTGAGCTTCCGTCACTGGTCGCCCCCCGCACGGGTATTGGCTATTTTTCTATGGATTCTTTGTATTAGCAGTTTGCAGCGATGGCATAGCCTGGCGATCGCTACCCTGCTAGTGGTGCTGCTCTACACCCTAAGCCACCTCCCCTGGAAGCGCCTGGGCAAACGTCTACGGCAGATGTGGCTCTTTTTTCTAGGGCTGTGGGCACTTTTGGCACTAACCCCGTGGCCAATGCCATTACTGCTCCCTTGGCGCTTGCTGCTGTGTCTGGCTCTGGGGGTGGTCTTGCTCGACACCCTCACCTTTAGCGAGTGGATGCGCGTCTGTCGCTGGTGGGGGCTACCGCCCCTGTTGGTGGATACCCTGGCATTGACCTATCGCTACCTTTTTGAGCTGGAGGCACAGCTGGCCCAAATGCGGCAGGCTCTGTTTCTGCGAGGATTTCAGTTGAGTTGGCGGCGTCTTCGCCCTTGGGGACAAGTGATTGGCAGCTTTCTAATTCGCGCCGAAGAACGATCCCAGCAGATTTACCTAGCAATGCGGCTACGGGGCTATGGGCAAGGTCTCCAGCGTCGTCCCCAATTTTCTGAGGGCGCACCGTGGAGTTGGGGGCTAACGCTGATTGCTGCCGTAGGGGCAGGGCTGTTGGCAACCTATGACACCCTTGGGGAAATTCAACTGCCTTTTTGGGGTGAATAG
- the cruF gene encoding gamma-carotene 1'-hydroxylase CruF: protein MKPKNALFVAEQVCLIGHIAAMAFGLAGLLLVVPHPEFILALPVWGQQLFQWSMESGGVVYIVLGALAIALHTYRNFGLAKLLSFLLPAVGISLTSELLGTSTGFPFGHYGYLSGLGYKIAGLVPFTIPLSWFYMGLVTFLLAYSGFISRPLREGKGAGLGAALITVGLGALFLTAWDFVLDPAMSQTTIPFWQFQEVGEFFGMPYRNILGWTGTGAVFMGLAMITWWPKPMVVNRGQLITPLVVYLVNFAFGAIITLTSLDQRFWIPATLGFVLGVVPVTALWWFAEAPLEKVQGVNINTEAG from the coding sequence ATGAAACCCAAGAACGCGCTTTTCGTTGCGGAGCAGGTGTGCCTCATTGGCCATATTGCGGCGATGGCCTTTGGCTTAGCGGGGTTGCTCCTCGTCGTGCCTCATCCTGAGTTTATTCTGGCATTGCCCGTGTGGGGTCAGCAACTTTTTCAATGGAGTATGGAGAGTGGGGGCGTAGTTTATATTGTCCTAGGTGCGCTGGCGATCGCCCTTCATACCTACCGCAACTTTGGCCTTGCCAAACTCCTTAGCTTTTTACTGCCAGCCGTAGGCATTTCCCTCACCAGTGAACTGTTGGGGACGAGTACCGGCTTTCCCTTTGGCCATTACGGTTACCTCAGTGGCTTGGGCTACAAAATTGCTGGGTTGGTGCCCTTCACAATTCCCCTGTCCTGGTTTTATATGGGGCTCGTCACGTTTCTTTTGGCCTATAGTGGCTTCATTAGTCGTCCCCTGCGGGAAGGCAAAGGCGCGGGGTTGGGGGCAGCTTTGATCACGGTAGGATTGGGAGCGCTCTTTTTAACGGCCTGGGATTTTGTCCTTGATCCGGCCATGAGTCAAACCACCATTCCTTTTTGGCAATTTCAGGAGGTTGGCGAGTTCTTTGGTATGCCCTACCGCAATATTCTGGGCTGGACGGGCACAGGAGCCGTATTTATGGGACTGGCGATGATCACGTGGTGGCCAAAGCCAATGGTCGTCAACCGTGGGCAACTGATTACCCCCTTGGTGGTGTATCTGGTAAATTTCGCCTTTGGAGCAATAATTACGCTCACATCCTTGGATCAGCGCTTTTGGATTCCGGCAACGTTGGGATTTGTGTTGGGGGTCGTGCCGGTCACGGCCCTGTGGTGGTTTGCTGAAGCCCCCCTAGAGAAAGTTCAGGGGGTCAACATCAATACTGAGGCGGGTTGA
- the priA gene encoding primosomal protein N' translates to MQQLNGGRAFLPCLKAEVSSAEYDEGPAFASVLVDCPGATAAYTYQIPRGWRVQGGDVVEVPFGSQVVRGIVLEVLAVLPPSVDPQGLRSLLEVVDQQLFPKDYWALLEQIATYYCTPLIQVVRTALPPGVLGRSQRRVRLRPPQGIPPLSEQGQHLLRFLQTKGSGDYSVRYLQQQLPKVQRALKELERLGLVETYLAAAASQQPKRQQAVVLLNSEGKTLTQRQRQILRYLQQQGRDCWLQEVLKATGTTPQTLHRLAAKGYIAIVQQQHCRTEQGIAVTPDRPKTLTPAQATALHVISKHLDCAQTFLLHGVTGSGKTEVYLQVIAQCLGRGRSALLLVPEIGLTPQLTDRVRARFGERLLVYHSGLSEGERYDTWRLTLMPEPRVIIGTRSAVLLPLVGLGLIILDEEHDSGYKQDQPQPCYHARTVAQWRSRQQQCPLILGTATPALSTWQAAQEGQIHLLSLPQRIHAAPLPPITIVDMRQELHRGNRSMLSRPLQEALENLQGQQAILFVPRRGHSTFVSCRSCGTVIYCPHCSVSLTGHLFGEEMEVLRCHYCNYTQRVPQRCPSCGSPYLKPFGGGTQRVVRELNRLFPQLRVLRFDSDTTQRKGAHRQLLTQFAAGEADVMVGTQMLTKGIDLPQVALVGILAADSLLHLPDYQAAERTFQILTQVAGRSGRGAHPGQVILQTYVPDHPVITAVKAYDWDSFATRELSSRAPLGYPPYAQLVLLRLSSPDPEDVAATAQAIAQHLQRLDAVSQGDWEVLGPAPAAIAKIAGRYRWQILLKGQSLQTCGLSQALIHLKAECPRSTRLSIDVDPLNFL, encoded by the coding sequence ATGCAACAACTCAACGGCGGCCGCGCCTTCCTCCCCTGCCTGAAGGCGGAGGTCTCCAGCGCAGAATACGATGAAGGCCCTGCCTTCGCCAGTGTGCTTGTGGACTGTCCGGGGGCAACCGCAGCCTATACCTACCAAATTCCTAGGGGTTGGCGGGTGCAGGGAGGGGACGTGGTGGAAGTGCCCTTTGGCTCTCAGGTGGTGCGGGGGATTGTCCTAGAGGTGTTGGCGGTATTGCCGCCATCGGTCGATCCCCAGGGGTTGCGATCGCTCCTTGAGGTGGTTGACCAGCAGCTTTTTCCCAAGGACTATTGGGCCCTGTTAGAGCAGATTGCCACCTACTACTGCACGCCTTTGATCCAAGTGGTACGCACTGCGTTGCCGCCGGGGGTTTTGGGGCGATCGCAACGGCGGGTACGCCTGCGGCCACCCCAGGGAATTCCCCCCCTTTCGGAACAAGGGCAACATCTACTGCGCTTTCTCCAGACCAAAGGCAGTGGGGACTACAGTGTGCGCTACCTCCAGCAACAGCTGCCCAAGGTTCAGCGGGCCCTCAAAGAACTGGAACGCCTTGGCTTAGTGGAAACCTACTTAGCGGCCGCCGCCAGTCAGCAGCCAAAACGGCAACAGGCGGTGGTACTCCTCAATAGTGAAGGGAAGACCTTAACACAGCGGCAGCGCCAAATCCTCCGCTACTTGCAGCAACAGGGTCGCGATTGCTGGCTCCAGGAGGTGCTCAAGGCCACGGGCACGACCCCCCAAACCCTCCACCGCCTCGCTGCCAAGGGATACATTGCCATTGTGCAGCAGCAGCACTGCCGCACTGAACAGGGGATAGCGGTGACACCCGATCGGCCAAAAACGCTGACGCCGGCCCAAGCCACTGCCCTGCACGTCATTTCAAAACACCTAGACTGCGCCCAAACCTTTCTCCTACACGGCGTCACGGGCTCGGGCAAAACGGAAGTTTATCTACAAGTCATTGCTCAGTGTCTAGGGCGGGGGCGATCGGCCCTGTTGCTGGTGCCCGAGATTGGCTTAACACCCCAACTCACGGATCGAGTGCGAGCCCGCTTTGGTGAACGCCTGTTGGTTTATCACAGCGGTCTCAGTGAGGGAGAGCGCTACGATACTTGGCGATTGACTTTGATGCCGGAGCCGCGAGTGATCATTGGCACGCGCTCGGCGGTACTACTGCCTTTAGTGGGCTTGGGTTTGATCATTCTCGATGAAGAGCACGACAGCGGCTACAAACAGGATCAACCTCAGCCCTGCTACCATGCCCGCACCGTTGCCCAATGGCGATCGCGCCAGCAACAGTGTCCCCTGATTTTGGGAACCGCCACCCCTGCCCTCAGCACTTGGCAGGCTGCCCAGGAGGGACAGATTCACCTCCTTTCCCTACCGCAGCGCATTCATGCCGCCCCCTTACCCCCCATCACGATCGTGGATATGCGCCAAGAATTGCACCGGGGCAACCGTTCGATGCTCAGTCGTCCGCTGCAAGAAGCGCTGGAGAATCTGCAGGGACAGCAGGCGATTCTCTTTGTGCCGCGGCGGGGTCACAGCACGTTTGTCTCCTGTCGCAGTTGTGGCACAGTGATCTACTGTCCCCATTGCAGTGTGTCTCTTACTGGGCACCTCTTTGGCGAAGAGATGGAAGTGCTGCGCTGTCATTACTGCAACTACACTCAGAGGGTGCCGCAGCGCTGTCCTAGTTGTGGCTCCCCCTATCTCAAGCCCTTCGGTGGCGGAACGCAGCGGGTAGTGAGGGAACTGAATCGCCTCTTTCCCCAGTTGCGAGTCCTGCGCTTTGACAGTGATACCACCCAACGCAAGGGTGCCCATCGCCAGTTATTGACGCAATTTGCAGCCGGCGAAGCCGATGTGATGGTGGGGACGCAAATGCTGACTAAGGGAATTGATCTGCCCCAGGTTGCCCTCGTGGGAATTTTGGCTGCCGATAGTCTCCTGCACTTGCCCGATTATCAGGCGGCAGAACGCACGTTTCAAATTCTCACCCAAGTGGCGGGGCGATCGGGCCGAGGGGCCCATCCCGGTCAGGTCATTCTCCAAACCTATGTGCCGGATCATCCAGTGATTACAGCAGTCAAAGCCTATGACTGGGACAGCTTTGCTACCCGGGAGCTAAGTAGCCGCGCCCCCTTGGGCTATCCCCCCTATGCCCAACTGGTCCTGCTGCGCTTGAGTAGTCCCGATCCTGAGGACGTGGCCGCAACGGCACAGGCGATCGCCCAGCACCTCCAGAGGTTAGATGCGGTTTCTCAGGGAGACTGGGAAGTCCTTGGCCCTGCCCCCGCCGCGATCGCCAAAATTGCTGGCCGCTACCGCTGGCAAATTTTACTCAAGGGCCAATCACTGCAAACTTGTGGACTCAGCCAAGCCCTGATCCATCTCAAGGCGGAATGTCCCCGCTCAACCCGCCTCAGTATTGATGTTGACCCCCTGAACTTTCTCTAG
- the pruA gene encoding L-glutamate gamma-semialdehyde dehydrogenase codes for MTGLYEAETIAIARQLWAASQESRNFFSQLREQMRIEDKLLGWAMEHPGLRVQLFRLIDCLPSLRSQTEVARHLQEYLSDPSVELPPGLKKLLNFAQPDSLPAQAAATTFTTAVQALAHKYIAGETTEQVLKTIGRLRKQGMLVTMDILGEAVITEAEAQQYCDRYLDLMEHLSPLGQREGVNPVQVSVKLTAFYSQFDPLDVSGCRAKVGEPIRRLLHRAQELGVAVHFDMEQYAYKDITLAILKDILLEPEFRDRADIGLTLQAYLRDSYQDAQDLITWVQQRGTPITVRVVKGAYWDQELIKAVQHHWPLPVYQHKQNTDANFERIIELLLSHHTVLRTAIASHNVRSQARAIAIAQRQHIPPTAMECQVLYGMADKLAKALVEAGQTVRVYCPYGDLIPGMAYLIRRLLENTANSSFLRQQLGAVAIEELLAPPEPTADFEAVNVHLTTGKTSTFVNAANSDYARASQREAIQAALIHVHRQLGQTYTPIINGDRVNPREYSESLNPSQPEEIVGRVGLATIEDAEHAIRAAKAAQAQWQQTSVAERATLLRRAADLLEAQRHELVAWMCYEVGKVVAEGDAEVSEAVDFCRYYADEMERLSSGYDRNFPGETNHYHYQGRGLAVVISPWNFPLAIPTGMTAAALVTGNCTILKPADPAAVVAAKLAEILMAAGFPPGVFQFLPGRGSVIGPYLTQHPDVHLIAFTGSQEVGCRIIAEAAVLQRGQSHIKRVIAEMGGKNAIIIDESADLDQAVAGVVQSAFGYSGQKCSACSRVIVLESIYKPFVERLVAATQSLNIGPAHLPSTRVGPVVTAAARDRIQEYIAKGQQEAELLLSVPVPEMGYFVSPTIFTNVPPTATIAQEEIFGPVLAVLRAETFTQALAIANATAYALTGGLYSRTPSHIQQAKAQFAVGNLYINRGITGAIVDRQPFGGFKLSGIGSKAGGRDYLLQFLEPRVITENVQRQGFAPIAGVDD; via the coding sequence ATGACCGGTCTTTACGAAGCAGAAACGATCGCGATCGCCCGGCAACTGTGGGCGGCCAGCCAAGAGTCCCGCAACTTTTTTAGCCAACTGCGGGAGCAAATGCGCATTGAAGATAAGCTCCTCGGCTGGGCCATGGAACATCCGGGTCTACGGGTACAACTCTTTCGCCTCATTGACTGTCTGCCCAGTCTGCGCAGTCAAACCGAGGTGGCACGCCACCTGCAGGAGTACCTCAGTGATCCCAGTGTGGAGTTGCCGCCCGGGCTGAAAAAACTCTTGAACTTTGCCCAGCCGGATTCCCTGCCGGCCCAAGCAGCGGCAACCACCTTCACAACAGCAGTGCAAGCCCTGGCCCACAAGTACATTGCCGGTGAAACCACCGAGCAGGTGCTAAAAACCATTGGCCGTCTGCGCAAGCAGGGCATGCTGGTGACGATGGATATTCTTGGGGAAGCGGTGATTACGGAGGCAGAGGCACAGCAGTATTGCGATCGCTACCTTGACTTGATGGAGCACCTCAGTCCCTTGGGCCAACGGGAGGGCGTGAATCCAGTCCAGGTCTCCGTAAAGCTGACGGCCTTTTACTCCCAGTTTGATCCTTTGGATGTTTCTGGCTGCCGTGCCAAGGTGGGAGAGCCGATTCGCCGGCTGTTGCATCGTGCCCAAGAATTGGGGGTGGCAGTGCACTTTGATATGGAGCAGTATGCCTACAAAGACATTACCTTGGCGATCCTCAAGGATATTTTGCTAGAGCCAGAGTTTCGCGATCGCGCCGATATTGGGCTAACACTGCAGGCCTATTTGCGGGATAGCTACCAAGATGCCCAAGACCTCATTACTTGGGTACAACAGCGGGGCACCCCCATCACTGTGCGGGTGGTCAAGGGCGCCTACTGGGATCAGGAACTCATTAAGGCAGTGCAACATCATTGGCCGTTGCCCGTCTATCAACACAAACAGAACACGGATGCCAACTTTGAGCGCATCATTGAACTGCTCCTGAGTCACCATACGGTGTTGCGCACAGCGATCGCGAGCCATAATGTGCGTTCCCAAGCGCGGGCGATCGCAATTGCTCAACGGCAGCACATTCCGCCCACGGCCATGGAATGCCAAGTTCTCTACGGCATGGCCGATAAACTGGCCAAGGCATTGGTGGAGGCAGGGCAAACGGTGCGGGTCTATTGTCCCTATGGCGATCTCATTCCGGGGATGGCCTACCTGATTCGGCGACTCCTGGAAAATACCGCCAATAGTTCCTTTTTACGCCAACAGTTGGGGGCTGTGGCCATCGAGGAATTACTGGCCCCACCGGAACCAACGGCGGACTTTGAAGCCGTGAACGTTCATCTGACCACGGGCAAGACTTCAACCTTTGTCAATGCTGCCAATAGTGACTATGCCCGAGCCAGCCAGCGGGAAGCCATTCAAGCGGCCTTAATCCATGTCCATCGCCAACTGGGGCAAACCTATACTCCCATCATCAATGGCGATCGCGTCAATCCCCGCGAATACAGTGAGTCCCTGAACCCTTCGCAGCCGGAGGAAATCGTCGGTCGGGTTGGCTTGGCCACCATTGAGGATGCCGAGCATGCGATCCGGGCTGCCAAAGCCGCTCAAGCCCAATGGCAACAGACCTCCGTGGCTGAACGGGCAACCCTGCTCCGGCGGGCAGCAGACCTCCTAGAGGCACAGCGCCATGAACTGGTGGCTTGGATGTGCTACGAAGTGGGCAAGGTGGTGGCAGAAGGGGATGCCGAAGTCTCCGAAGCCGTTGATTTTTGCCGCTACTACGCCGATGAAATGGAGCGCCTCAGCAGCGGCTATGACCGCAACTTTCCCGGTGAAACCAACCATTACCACTACCAAGGGCGGGGCCTTGCGGTTGTGATTTCTCCTTGGAACTTTCCCTTGGCGATTCCCACCGGTATGACCGCGGCCGCCCTAGTGACAGGTAACTGCACGATTCTCAAACCTGCGGATCCCGCCGCCGTCGTTGCTGCCAAACTAGCGGAGATCCTGATGGCCGCCGGTTTTCCGCCGGGGGTGTTTCAGTTTCTCCCCGGACGTGGCTCCGTGATTGGCCCCTATTTAACCCAACATCCCGATGTACATCTCATCGCCTTTACTGGCTCCCAAGAGGTGGGTTGCCGCATTATTGCTGAGGCAGCAGTGTTACAGCGGGGACAAAGCCACATCAAGCGGGTGATTGCCGAGATGGGGGGCAAAAACGCCATCATCATTGACGAAAGTGCCGACTTAGATCAGGCAGTGGCGGGGGTTGTGCAGTCCGCCTTTGGCTACAGCGGCCAAAAATGCTCCGCCTGTTCGCGGGTGATTGTCCTTGAGTCCATCTACAAACCCTTTGTGGAGCGCTTAGTGGCGGCCACCCAGTCCCTGAATATTGGGCCAGCCCACTTGCCCAGTACCCGTGTCGGACCGGTGGTGACAGCCGCTGCCCGCGATCGCATTCAGGAATACATTGCCAAAGGACAGCAAGAGGCGGAACTCCTCTTGAGCGTACCGGTACCGGAGATGGGCTATTTTGTCTCGCCCACGATCTTTACCAACGTGCCCCCCACGGCCACGATCGCCCAAGAGGAAATTTTTGGCCCGGTGCTGGCCGTCCTACGGGCAGAAACCTTCACCCAAGCCCTTGCAATTGCCAATGCCACCGCCTATGCCCTGACAGGGGGGCTGTATTCGCGGACGCCCTCCCATATTCAGCAGGCCAAAGCCCAATTTGCTGTAGGGAACCTGTACATCAATCGGGGGATTACAGGGGCGATCGTGGATCGGCAGCCCTTTGGCGGCTTTAAGCTGTCGGGGATTGGCTCCAAAGCCGGTGGACGCGATTACCTGCTGCAATTCCTTGAACCGCGGGTCATTACCGAGAATGTCCAACGTCAAGGGTTTGCCCCCATTGCCGGAGTCGATGATTGA
- a CDS encoding class I SAM-dependent methyltransferase — protein sequence MPKGTQLLAALQERIRAAGAISFCEFMALALYAPQWGYYNRPQLQIGRRGDFITSSSLTRDFAELLTEAFVQMWHALERPQRFTLLEMGAGEGQFAEGVLGYSQATYPDFFAALEYQIQEPSPSLRERQRQRLAPWGDRLRWRDLDTACEPIVGCIFSNELVDAFPVHRLQWQGDNWQEIYVSLNAQGAFQEVLGPLSDDRIHEYFATVGIDPQQQGYSDGYRTEVNLNLIPWLKDLSEHLKRGFVLTIDYGYPAQQYYHPARCEGTLQCYYQHRCHNNPYCFVGEQDITAHVDVTALTCYGEQFGLATLYVTRQSLFLMALGLGDRLVAQQQSNGNLLQALNRHQALHQLIDPLGLGGFYVVLQGKQARLNLPQLEEAVQGFAQ from the coding sequence ATGCCAAAAGGGACTCAGCTATTGGCCGCCCTTCAGGAGCGCATCAGGGCAGCGGGCGCCATTTCCTTCTGTGAGTTTATGGCCTTGGCGCTCTATGCACCCCAGTGGGGCTATTACAATCGTCCCCAACTGCAAATTGGTCGGCGCGGCGACTTTATCACCTCCAGCAGTCTCACGAGGGATTTTGCGGAACTGCTCACTGAGGCTTTTGTGCAGATGTGGCATGCCTTGGAGCGACCGCAGCGATTTACTCTCCTAGAGATGGGTGCCGGTGAAGGCCAATTTGCTGAGGGGGTCTTGGGCTATAGCCAAGCCACCTATCCCGATTTCTTTGCCGCCCTTGAGTACCAAATTCAAGAGCCATCCCCCAGTTTACGGGAACGGCAACGGCAACGCTTGGCACCGTGGGGCGATCGCCTGCGCTGGCGAGACTTGGACACCGCCTGTGAACCCATTGTTGGCTGCATCTTTAGCAATGAGCTGGTAGATGCCTTTCCCGTCCATCGGCTGCAATGGCAGGGGGATAATTGGCAGGAAATTTATGTCAGCCTCAATGCCCAGGGAGCGTTTCAGGAGGTCTTGGGTCCCCTCAGCGACGATCGCATTCACGAGTACTTTGCCACCGTTGGCATTGATCCGCAGCAGCAGGGCTACAGCGACGGCTACCGTACTGAGGTTAATTTGAACCTGATCCCATGGCTCAAGGATCTAAGTGAGCACCTAAAGCGGGGCTTTGTTCTTACCATTGACTATGGTTATCCCGCCCAGCAATACTATCATCCCGCCCGCTGTGAGGGCACGTTGCAGTGCTACTACCAACACCGCTGCCACAACAATCCTTACTGCTTTGTTGGCGAGCAGGACATTACGGCCCATGTGGATGTGACGGCTTTGACATGCTATGGTGAGCAATTTGGTCTTGCAACCCTCTATGTCACCCGCCAGAGTTTATTTCTCATGGCTTTGGGCCTAGGCGATCGCCTAGTGGCACAACAACAGAGTAATGGCAATCTCCTGCAAGCCCTCAACCGCCATCAAGCCCTCCACCAACTCATTGATCCCCTTGGCCTCGGGGGCTTTTACGTCGTTCTCCAAGGGAAGCAAGCCCGCCTCAATCTACCGCAACTCGAGGAAGCGGTTCAGGGATTCGCTCAATGA
- a CDS encoding glycosyltransferase family 4 protein, which produces MRIALFTETFLPKIDGIVTRLCQTVRHLQRNGHQVLVVAPDGGLDHYEGARIYGVSGFPLPLYPELKLALPRPAIGKALAAFEPDLIHVANPAVLGLAGLYYAQKFQLPLVASYHTHLPQYLKYYGLGFLEELLWFLLRWGHNCAQLNLCTSTAMVAELKAHGIRHLDLWQRGVDVELFHPQRQSQEMRHFLSQGHPEAPLLLYVGRLSAEKEIEQIKPILEQIPQARLALVGNGPHREALEKHFAGTPTHFVGYLRGERLAGAFASADVFIFPSRTETLGLVLLEAMAAGCPVVAANSGGIPDIVTDGVNGFLFDPADPTGAITACQRLFDSPDDRETLRQNARQEAERWSWAAATQQLEQYYRSVLPVPQRDVALSH; this is translated from the coding sequence ATGCGGATCGCACTATTTACCGAGACATTTCTGCCCAAAATTGATGGCATCGTTACCCGTTTATGTCAAACTGTCCGACATCTGCAACGGAATGGCCATCAGGTGCTCGTGGTGGCTCCCGACGGTGGGTTAGACCATTACGAAGGCGCGCGCATCTATGGTGTCTCCGGTTTTCCCCTCCCATTGTATCCTGAACTCAAATTAGCCCTGCCGCGACCCGCCATTGGCAAAGCCCTAGCGGCCTTTGAACCCGATCTGATCCATGTGGCCAACCCAGCTGTCTTGGGCTTGGCCGGTCTGTACTATGCGCAGAAATTCCAATTGCCCTTGGTAGCCTCTTACCACACCCACTTGCCCCAATATCTGAAGTACTATGGCTTGGGTTTTCTGGAGGAGCTTCTCTGGTTCCTCTTGCGCTGGGGTCATAACTGCGCCCAACTCAACCTCTGTACTTCAACGGCCATGGTGGCAGAGCTTAAAGCCCATGGGATCCGCCATCTGGATCTCTGGCAGCGGGGGGTGGATGTGGAATTGTTTCATCCGCAACGCCAAAGTCAAGAAATGCGCCATTTTCTCAGCCAAGGGCACCCAGAAGCCCCCTTGCTGCTCTACGTCGGTCGTCTCTCTGCTGAAAAGGAAATTGAGCAAATTAAGCCAATTCTGGAGCAGATTCCCCAGGCACGGCTGGCTCTAGTGGGCAATGGCCCCCATCGCGAGGCCCTGGAAAAACACTTTGCTGGGACACCCACCCATTTTGTCGGCTACCTGCGAGGTGAACGCTTAGCAGGGGCCTTTGCCTCTGCCGATGTCTTTATCTTTCCCTCGCGCACGGAAACCCTTGGCTTGGTTCTCTTAGAAGCAATGGCAGCGGGCTGTCCTGTGGTGGCTGCCAATAGTGGGGGAATTCCCGATATTGTCACTGATGGGGTGAATGGGTTTTTGTTTGATCCAGCAGACCCTACAGGAGCCATTACCGCTTGTCAGCGCCTCTTTGACTCTCCGGACGATCGCGAGACCCTACGCCAAAATGCTCGCCAAGAAGCGGAACGCTGGAGCTGGGCGGCAGCCACGCAGCAACTAGAGCAGTACTACCGGTCGGTTTTGCCAGTTCCCCAGCGGGATGTGGCTCTGAGTCATTGA